Proteins from one Archocentrus centrarchus isolate MPI-CPG fArcCen1 chromosome 8, fArcCen1, whole genome shotgun sequence genomic window:
- the LOC115785284 gene encoding enoyl-CoA delta isomerase 1, mitochondrial-like isoform X2, translated as MTAVSVSAGVAVMRMQSPPVNSLNLELLTDICIALEKLEMDKSCRGLIITSNQPKVFSAGLDILEMYGKSPEHCGEFWKAVQEMWLKFYGSNLVTIAAINGSSPAGGCLMAMTCDYRIMADNPRYSIGLNETQLGIVAPFWFKDTLMNTVGHRTTEMALELGLLYSPAEALKIGMVDQLVPEDQVLTTATEAMTKWLAIPDHARQITKSMIRKPTIDKLMSNREDDVKNFVKFISKDSIQKSLGVYLEMLKKRKA; from the exons ATGACTGCAGTGTCTGTCTCTGCAGGCGTGGCAGTGATGCGCATGCAGAGTCCTCCAGTCAACAGCCTTAATTTAGAGCTTCTCACCGATATCTGCATCGCTCTGGAGAAGCTGGAGATGGATAAGAGCTGCAGAGGCCTCATCATCACCTCA AACCAGCCCAAGGTTTTCTCAGCCGGGCTGGacatcttggagatgtatgggAAGAGTCCGGAGCACTGCGGGGAGTTCTGGAAAGCTGTACAAGAGATGTGGCTGAAATTCTATGGCTCTAACCTGGTCACTATAGCAGCAATCAAT GGTTCCAGTCCTGCAGGAGGCTGTCTGATGGCTATGACGTGTGATTATAGAATAATGGCAGATAACCCTCGTTACAGCATCGGGCTCAATGAGACACAGCTCGGCATTGTAGCACCTTTTTG GTTTAAGGACACTTTGATGAACACAGTGGGCCATCGGACCACAGAGATGGCCCTAGAGTTGGGGCTGCTCTACAGCCCTGCAGAGGCCCTGAAGATAGGAATGGTGGACCAGCTGGTGCCTGAAGACCAGGTCCTCACTACAGCCACAGAGGCCATGACTAAGTGGTTGGCCATCCCAG ACCACGCCAGACAAATCACAAAGTCCATGATAAGGAAGCCGACCATCGACAAGCTGATGTCCAACAGAGAGGACGATGTCAAGAACTTTGTCAAGTTCATCAGCAAAGACTCTATTCAGAAGTCGCTGGGAGTGTATCTGGAGATGCTTAAAAAGAGAAAGGCTTAG
- the LOC115785284 gene encoding enoyl-CoA delta isomerase 1, mitochondrial-like isoform X1 encodes MALRAGLRNKRGLTVLLSQLSSCSNHGTARVAPVFVAQGRNSSTSQQVKVDFDQSTGVAVMRMQSPPVNSLNLELLTDICIALEKLEMDKSCRGLIITSNQPKVFSAGLDILEMYGKSPEHCGEFWKAVQEMWLKFYGSNLVTIAAINGSSPAGGCLMAMTCDYRIMADNPRYSIGLNETQLGIVAPFWFKDTLMNTVGHRTTEMALELGLLYSPAEALKIGMVDQLVPEDQVLTTATEAMTKWLAIPDHARQITKSMIRKPTIDKLMSNREDDVKNFVKFISKDSIQKSLGVYLEMLKKRKA; translated from the exons ATGGCTTTGAGGGCAGGTTTGAGAAACAAGCGGGGTTTAACAG ttctTCTGTCCCAGCTGTCCTCCTGCAGCAATCATGGCACTGCTCGTGTGGCTCCTGTCTTTGTTGCTCAGGGGAGGAACAGCTCCACCTCACAGCAGGTCAAAGTAGATTTTGACCAGAGCACAG GCGTGGCAGTGATGCGCATGCAGAGTCCTCCAGTCAACAGCCTTAATTTAGAGCTTCTCACCGATATCTGCATCGCTCTGGAGAAGCTGGAGATGGATAAGAGCTGCAGAGGCCTCATCATCACCTCA AACCAGCCCAAGGTTTTCTCAGCCGGGCTGGacatcttggagatgtatgggAAGAGTCCGGAGCACTGCGGGGAGTTCTGGAAAGCTGTACAAGAGATGTGGCTGAAATTCTATGGCTCTAACCTGGTCACTATAGCAGCAATCAAT GGTTCCAGTCCTGCAGGAGGCTGTCTGATGGCTATGACGTGTGATTATAGAATAATGGCAGATAACCCTCGTTACAGCATCGGGCTCAATGAGACACAGCTCGGCATTGTAGCACCTTTTTG GTTTAAGGACACTTTGATGAACACAGTGGGCCATCGGACCACAGAGATGGCCCTAGAGTTGGGGCTGCTCTACAGCCCTGCAGAGGCCCTGAAGATAGGAATGGTGGACCAGCTGGTGCCTGAAGACCAGGTCCTCACTACAGCCACAGAGGCCATGACTAAGTGGTTGGCCATCCCAG ACCACGCCAGACAAATCACAAAGTCCATGATAAGGAAGCCGACCATCGACAAGCTGATGTCCAACAGAGAGGACGATGTCAAGAACTTTGTCAAGTTCATCAGCAAAGACTCTATTCAGAAGTCGCTGGGAGTGTATCTGGAGATGCTTAAAAAGAGAAAGGCTTAG
- the LOC115784965 gene encoding deoxyribonuclease-1-like: MQLVSTLGLFLTLLHLSTSLLLGAFNIRSFGDTKVSNTTLMNIISTIVHRYDIILIQEVRDSDLSATKKLMEHVNKDSPQFKYIVSEPLGQSTYKERYLFLYREDTVSVAKNYTYEDGPEESGEDSFNREPFIVMFSSKYSAVKSFTLIPQHTSPDFAVQELNALYDVVADVRNRWKTNDIVLLGDFNAGCNYVSGSDWQQIRIFTDKSFHWLITDEADTTVTHTNCPYDRIVVTTDMMNGVVKGSAEVYNYMTELNLKQDLALAVSDHFPVEVKLIGQPPAA, encoded by the exons ATGCAGTTGGTGAGCACTTTGGGGCTTTTTTTGACCTTGCTGCATCTTTCCACCTCACTGCTGCTGGGAGCCTTCAACATCAGATCCTTTGGGGACACCAAAGTCTCCAACACCACTCTGATGAATATCATCAGCACG attgTCCACCGCTATGACATCATTCTGAtccaggaggtcagggacagtGATCTCTCAGCAACCAAAAAACTCATGGAGCATGTCAACAA AGATTCTCCTCAGTTTAAATACATCGTCAGCGAGCCCCTTGGTCAGAGCACCTACAAGGAGAGATATCTCTTCCTTTACAG AGAGGACACAGTGTCTGTGGCAAAAAACTACACCTATGAGGATGGCCCTGAGGAATCTGGGGAAGACAGCTTTAACAGGGAGCCATTCATTGTCATGTTCTCCTCCAAATATAGTG CTGTGAAGAGCTTCACTCTGATCCCCCAGCACACTTCTCCAGACTTCGCTGTGCAGGAACTAAATGCTCTCTATGATGTGGTGGCCGATGTCCGCAATCGCTGGAAAACCAAT GACATTGTGCTGCTAGGTGACTTCAATGCAGGTTGTAATTATGTATCCGGGTCTGACTGGCAGCAGATCCGCATCTTCACTGACAAGAGTTTCCACTGGCTGATCACCGATGAGGCCGACaccacagtgacacacactAACTGCCCTTATGACAG GATTGTGGTTACCACTGACATGATGAATGGAGTGGTGAAAGGCAGCGCTGAGGTGTACAACTACATGACAGAGCTGAATCTCAAGCAGGATCTG gCGCTGGCTGTAAGTGACCACTTCCCTGTGGAGGTGAAGCTGATTGGTCAGCCTCCTGCTGCTTGA